Genomic window (Thomasclavelia spiroformis DSM 1552):
AGCGAATTTTATGAAAATATCGCTTATGAACTAGAACAAATGGGAATATATACTTTACCTAAACCATATAATCGTACAACATTATTTAATGTTTTAAGAATGTGTAGTGTTTCAATTAGAAATATTAATAAAGTAAAAAATGAAATCAATAAATTGCAAAAACGTCTAGTAGCATTAAAATTAGTAAATCAAGCTAAACTTATCCTAATTCAAAAATTTAATATGGATGAAGATGAAGCTCATCATTTTATTGAAAAAAAAGCAATGGATTATCAAACAACTAAAATTATTATCGCAAAAAAAATAATTAATAAATATGGATAAATTTATTGACAAATAAGTTATTACAGTGTAGAATGCCACGTAGAAAGACAAAGGCGTCTTTAAGAAATACCTTTTTAAGGTTATCTTAAAGTCGCCTTTTTTCTTGTAAATCATAAAAAGGAGATGATAGATTTTGACAAAATACATATTTGTAACTGGTGGAGTAGTATCGGGGCTTGGAAAAGGGATAACAGCTGCTTCATTAGGAAGATTACTAAAAGCTCGTGGACTTAAAGTAGCTTCACAAAAATTAGATCCATATATAAATGTTGATCCTGGGACAATGAGTCCTTATCAACATGGTGAGGTTTATGTTACCGAAGATGGAACAGAAACTGATTTAGATTTAGGTCATTATGAAAGATTCATTGATGAAAATTTGGATAAATATTCAAATTTAACAACAGGTAAAGTTTATTGGAATGTTTTAAATAAAGAAAGACAAGGAAAATACTTGGGTTCAACAGTTCAAGTAATTCCTCATATTACTAATGAAATTAAAGAATTTGTTTATAATGTTGGTAAAAGCTCAAATGCTGATGTAGTAATTACTGAAATTGGAGGAACAACTGGTGATATTGAATCACAGCCATTTTTAGAAGCAATTAGACAAATATCATTAGAAGTAGGTAAAGATAATAGTATTTTTATTCATGTAACATTAGTTCCTTTTATTAAAGGATCTAACGAACATAAATCAAAACCTACTCAACATTCTGTTAAAGAACTTCGAGGTATGGGGATTAATCCGGATATTATCGTGCTACGTTGTGATGAGCCATTAGAAAAATCAATTTTTCAAAAGATTGCATTATTTTGTAATGTTAAATTAGAAAATGTTATTGAAAATATCACTTTACCAAATTTATATGAAGCTCCAATCATGCTTGAACAATCAAATTTTTCTAAAGTAGTATGTGATGAACTTAATTTAAAAACACCTGAACCAGATTTAAAAGAATGGCAAGAAATGGTAGAGAAAATAAAAATGCGACCATTTGCAATAAATATTGGTTTAGTAGGCAAATATGTTTCTTTGCATGATGCTTATTTATCAGTTGTGGAAGCATTAAATCACGCTGGATATTATCATAATAGTCATGTTGAAATTCATTGGATTGATTCAGAATTGATTAATGAAGCTAATTACCAAGAAAAATTAAAAGATTTAGATGGTATTATTATTCCTGGTGGTTTTGGTGATCGTGGTATTGAAGGAATGATCTTAGCGTGTAAATATGCTCGAGAAAACAACTTACCATACTTTGGAATTTGTTTAGGAATGCAAATTACAGTTATTGAATATGCACGCAATGTTCTTGGTTTAAATGAAGCTGACTCAAGAGAATTTAATGAAAATGCTAAAGA
Coding sequences:
- a CDS encoding ANTAR domain-containing response regulator; this translates as MNGILVICCDHKNLLMIKEVLFKLKSQNIFYVENIDKAKKMMLEQHFELIIVDSTLSSKNYIDFVKNVIKVTNSQVLLMLKSEFYENIAYELEQMGIYTLPKPYNRTTLFNVLRMCSVSIRNINKVKNEINKLQKRLVALKLVNQAKLILIQKFNMDEDEAHHFIEKKAMDYQTTKIIIAKKIINKYG
- a CDS encoding CTP synthase, with protein sequence MTKYIFVTGGVVSGLGKGITAASLGRLLKARGLKVASQKLDPYINVDPGTMSPYQHGEVYVTEDGTETDLDLGHYERFIDENLDKYSNLTTGKVYWNVLNKERQGKYLGSTVQVIPHITNEIKEFVYNVGKSSNADVVITEIGGTTGDIESQPFLEAIRQISLEVGKDNSIFIHVTLVPFIKGSNEHKSKPTQHSVKELRGMGINPDIIVLRCDEPLEKSIFQKIALFCNVKLENVIENITLPNLYEAPIMLEQSNFSKVVCDELNLKTPEPDLKEWQEMVEKIKMRPFAINIGLVGKYVSLHDAYLSVVEALNHAGYYHNSHVEIHWIDSELINEANYQEKLKDLDGIIIPGGFGDRGIEGMILACKYARENNLPYFGICLGMQITVIEYARNVLGLNEADSREFNENAKDKVIDYMPGQNDDIDKGGTLRLGAYPCILKENSMIKKYYGINNISERHRHRYEFNNDYRDVFEKKGLVLSGISPDGRLVETVELSDKPFFIGVQFHPEFKSRPNRAHPLFVGFIEAALKYSMGGK